From Pseudomonas vanderleydeniana, the proteins below share one genomic window:
- a CDS encoding dermonecrotic toxin domain-containing protein, with product MESLQQAPDNGGAAAILPAPDSVLLKRFEERLLEHLATSPHPSLSLNRLQEALNRALDHQRELKRLLERAPRIGVVLGQLLRETFGHDPQHLLFGVPAGDSDEPTSRNLVQVALALLRNPFLSLESGVVLSPAGEPGGIPALTPAQMLERLKALGLASRITTTLHDYWQQPADGCHVSRRQRVVELHRLMFHDKALLAQGLGVLSATATAMLMGLLDAPSAHLRGLAGGRWAKLLVAELAWPGIGPTAPVLSGALHLWSSGSDARGRQVVFVPGVAEEFFEFSSLAELQRELPRHLNAPGNYAAWQLLPVQERHELFGQADPAALPYGFLACAPLDDDALAHSALGRLDTQLANEWAGALLINTAYLLPRQSSPVGRLMPLQAVEAMQQTRCALAHLPAIRPLLARLLRSDERRGMLAITFGSLAAGIPLRLRHNKVREQERGLLGLLGQIEASPPKGLLDDHEPWLAQVDKVRKLLVDRDGYARASFWSGKDELGVELADRLANGRCQALLHEARMQRQLGLFGQAELERLLDVLPAALLAQPRVVSETQVASIAVGPRGAPWALTGACVICTREALADPRLNTAALLFVPGDLGGLEAFVSLDSLSQRVGLTLLDPECESLWPLIARERRGELRDWLRELAPGAGVPVHYQVIAKDAWQQGVKQQIEEHLRICRAIEGGLRPFSEIGDARSSLQMLAHELEQNLRVPGHDARERALENLAALQLTAAQARELPEWLAQAPLVLRQRYARLLRHYLLSVQALTQRLEQRLPDLDDFARAKLIERLERDGFHPGLEIDKPLFDLPERVERVWVGHPESPAGGSTAKTEVSPQRRRYSFLQLALENLDPHAPATRLRLQHGRILDPAWQERLTPDYLISSISNLDLGGQYDTLIHQAFYGIDDPRGEAVPAFERQLLARLVRQRARLELFSARQQGLGEQAARLFERALDEGGGLQPRNDGPAPELYFLTFAGRAFAKARHVGNAVAIRDKVSGLTLVYLPGAPHAQVLTEYPGLAAAQQGLVDHEQALQRIEDIAQRLSVGWAAQVIEEYPAEPAVSMTCPPADQLPEPVPELTHPLLAAKPGWLFKLIKSWWHSEVEQPFPGPEALKQEVRREIEQNPGHWLRLERTRRSDLTLILAHALVLRAQQRARVVSQSNRQLSQQRETHEREQRTAYWLRVLSVVPGISVAVNIRDSAVALRQFSRSGDPRDAFELFKAMHMALVDIAPTLYPVAMAARPARVALGAWARAALKSISRRRLLQGRGALAKFNTTARPALALPGYAANIAGEGAVPLHGPVNAGSQVKEGVQFISDGHHRYEVYRPKGESALRLKKTAEQPNELILYIRESGEHLLRADAPEPQPGPSRGFFHRPWEAVPAPSTAPVAMSRLEWMSRRPAASSSHWRAWGLALADSEVVELPPGRGLYRNRSSNARLLKLDDRYFELLADGSDIESEIVFLRRPGPLAELALSDFEHWWSHLDQQPLPVSFDPRSGVWTPRAPLFEVPGPQLLEPLTGHMSAGSRTRTLNRLIERSETGSAAVTASRMVALKRTLETWGSRGVDLHVLLRELDGRAAQRYFRIGLPEGSAGFSRLDFEPAHVINPRFFDVEGRHRVMDLSLHTERAVRDILLQHGFVVNEIPKGRSFLSVNLECTHPASEYRYLLLLKWTRNDALEFFRSRGAPVQLSDAWLRRLVDTRSISHSDRLQPARAALEQGRLVKLVAGLQRVPDSQRIVVFFIRVQ from the coding sequence ATGGAGAGCCTCCAGCAGGCCCCGGACAACGGCGGGGCAGCGGCCATATTACCTGCGCCCGACAGCGTACTGCTCAAGCGTTTCGAAGAGCGACTGCTCGAGCACCTTGCCACTTCGCCGCATCCCAGCCTTTCGCTCAATCGGCTCCAGGAGGCGTTGAACCGTGCACTCGACCATCAACGCGAGCTCAAGCGCCTGCTGGAGCGGGCGCCACGGATCGGTGTCGTGCTCGGGCAACTGCTGCGCGAAACCTTCGGGCATGACCCGCAGCACCTGTTGTTCGGCGTGCCGGCGGGTGACAGTGACGAACCGACGAGCCGCAATCTGGTGCAGGTCGCCCTGGCGTTGCTGCGCAATCCGTTCCTGTCCCTGGAATCGGGAGTGGTGCTGAGCCCTGCTGGCGAGCCGGGTGGCATTCCGGCGCTGACCCCCGCCCAGATGCTGGAGCGCCTCAAGGCGCTGGGACTGGCCTCCAGGATAACTACCACCCTGCACGACTACTGGCAGCAGCCGGCCGATGGCTGCCACGTTTCCCGTCGGCAGCGAGTGGTCGAGCTGCACAGGTTGATGTTTCACGACAAGGCCTTGCTGGCACAGGGGCTAGGTGTGCTGTCCGCCACGGCGACAGCGATGCTGATGGGACTGCTGGACGCGCCGTCTGCCCACCTCCGGGGGCTGGCCGGCGGGCGTTGGGCCAAACTGCTGGTGGCGGAACTGGCCTGGCCAGGTATCGGCCCGACCGCCCCCGTGCTCAGCGGTGCCTTGCACCTGTGGAGCTCCGGTAGTGATGCCCGGGGTCGGCAGGTGGTGTTCGTGCCGGGCGTTGCCGAGGAGTTCTTCGAGTTCAGCAGCCTTGCCGAATTGCAGCGTGAACTCCCGAGGCACCTCAACGCACCGGGCAACTATGCGGCCTGGCAATTGCTGCCCGTGCAGGAACGGCATGAACTGTTCGGCCAGGCGGACCCGGCCGCCCTGCCATATGGCTTCCTGGCGTGTGCTCCGCTGGACGACGATGCCCTGGCCCACAGCGCTCTGGGCCGGCTGGATACACAGCTGGCCAACGAATGGGCCGGGGCATTGCTGATCAATACGGCCTATCTGTTGCCACGGCAGTCGAGCCCGGTCGGGCGCTTGATGCCGTTGCAGGCGGTGGAGGCCATGCAACAGACGCGCTGCGCCCTGGCCCACCTGCCGGCGATTCGGCCGTTACTCGCGCGATTGCTGCGCAGCGATGAGCGGCGCGGCATGTTGGCGATCACCTTTGGCAGCCTGGCCGCCGGCATCCCCCTGCGCTTGCGCCACAACAAGGTTCGCGAGCAGGAGCGTGGCCTGTTGGGGTTGCTTGGGCAGATTGAGGCATCGCCGCCCAAGGGCTTGCTGGATGACCATGAGCCTTGGCTTGCGCAGGTGGACAAGGTCCGAAAACTGCTGGTCGATCGGGACGGCTACGCCCGCGCATCCTTCTGGAGCGGCAAGGACGAACTGGGTGTCGAGCTGGCCGACCGGCTTGCCAATGGCCGTTGCCAGGCCCTGTTGCATGAGGCGCGGATGCAGCGCCAGCTCGGGTTGTTCGGGCAAGCCGAGCTGGAGCGGCTGCTCGATGTGCTGCCTGCGGCGCTGCTGGCGCAACCCCGTGTCGTCTCCGAGACCCAGGTGGCGAGTATCGCGGTGGGGCCCCGGGGAGCGCCCTGGGCGTTGACGGGAGCCTGTGTCATCTGCACCCGCGAGGCGCTGGCCGACCCTCGGCTGAATACCGCGGCACTGCTGTTCGTTCCGGGGGACCTGGGCGGCCTCGAGGCGTTCGTGAGCCTCGACAGCCTGTCACAGCGAGTCGGCCTGACCCTGCTTGACCCCGAATGCGAAAGCCTCTGGCCACTGATTGCCCGCGAGCGGCGCGGCGAGCTGCGTGACTGGCTGCGCGAGCTGGCGCCGGGCGCGGGTGTCCCGGTGCACTATCAGGTCATTGCCAAGGACGCCTGGCAGCAAGGCGTGAAACAGCAGATCGAGGAACACCTGCGGATCTGCCGGGCGATCGAGGGGGGACTGCGGCCCTTCTCGGAAATCGGTGACGCCCGCAGCTCGTTGCAGATGCTTGCCCATGAGCTGGAGCAGAACCTGCGTGTTCCCGGGCATGACGCCCGTGAACGGGCGCTGGAGAACCTGGCTGCCCTGCAACTGACTGCGGCGCAGGCCCGCGAGCTGCCCGAGTGGCTGGCACAGGCGCCGCTTGTCCTGCGCCAGCGCTATGCCCGCCTGCTGAGGCATTACCTGTTGAGCGTGCAGGCCCTGACGCAACGCCTGGAGCAGCGTCTGCCGGACCTGGATGACTTCGCCCGGGCCAAGCTCATCGAGCGGCTCGAGCGGGACGGTTTTCATCCCGGCCTGGAGATCGACAAGCCGCTGTTCGACCTGCCCGAGCGCGTCGAGCGGGTGTGGGTCGGGCACCCGGAAAGTCCGGCCGGTGGCTCCACCGCAAAGACGGAGGTCAGTCCGCAACGCCGGCGCTACAGCTTCCTGCAACTGGCCCTGGAGAACCTCGACCCGCATGCCCCCGCCACCCGGCTGCGGCTGCAGCATGGGCGGATCCTGGACCCGGCCTGGCAGGAGCGCCTGACGCCCGACTACCTGATTTCGAGCATTTCCAACCTTGACCTGGGCGGGCAATACGACACGCTGATCCACCAGGCCTTCTACGGTATCGACGATCCCCGGGGTGAAGCCGTACCGGCTTTCGAACGGCAGTTGCTGGCGCGCCTGGTACGTCAACGGGCCCGCCTGGAGCTGTTCAGTGCGCGGCAACAGGGGCTTGGCGAGCAGGCCGCGCGGTTGTTCGAGCGGGCGCTGGACGAGGGGGGCGGCCTGCAACCGCGCAATGACGGTCCGGCACCGGAGTTGTACTTCCTCACCTTCGCCGGGCGGGCGTTCGCCAAGGCCCGGCATGTTGGCAATGCCGTGGCGATCCGCGACAAGGTGTCCGGCCTGACGCTGGTCTATCTGCCAGGTGCCCCGCATGCCCAGGTGTTGACCGAGTATCCCGGCCTGGCAGCGGCCCAGCAGGGATTGGTCGACCACGAGCAGGCGTTGCAGCGGATCGAGGACATTGCGCAACGGTTGTCGGTGGGTTGGGCGGCGCAGGTCATCGAGGAGTATCCCGCCGAACCGGCTGTCTCGATGACCTGTCCGCCAGCCGATCAGCTGCCGGAGCCGGTACCTGAGCTGACCCATCCGCTGTTGGCGGCCAAGCCCGGCTGGCTGTTCAAACTCATCAAGAGCTGGTGGCACAGTGAGGTGGAGCAGCCATTTCCGGGGCCTGAGGCACTGAAACAGGAGGTGCGACGCGAGATCGAGCAGAACCCCGGGCACTGGCTGCGCCTGGAGAGGACCCGGCGTTCGGACCTGACGCTGATCCTTGCCCATGCCCTGGTGTTGCGGGCCCAGCAACGTGCCAGGGTGGTATCCCAGTCCAACCGACAGTTGTCGCAGCAGCGCGAGACCCATGAGCGTGAACAGCGCACGGCCTACTGGTTGAGGGTGCTGTCGGTGGTGCCGGGTATCAGTGTTGCCGTCAATATCCGCGACAGTGCCGTGGCCTTGCGCCAGTTCTCCCGCAGTGGCGATCCGCGTGATGCCTTCGAGCTGTTCAAGGCGATGCACATGGCCCTGGTGGATATTGCACCGACCCTCTACCCGGTCGCCATGGCGGCTCGGCCGGCACGGGTTGCCCTGGGGGCCTGGGCACGTGCGGCCCTGAAAAGTATCAGCCGCAGGCGTCTGCTGCAGGGCCGGGGCGCCCTGGCGAAGTTCAACACGACGGCTCGCCCCGCGCTTGCCCTCCCGGGTTATGCCGCGAACATCGCCGGGGAGGGTGCTGTGCCTTTACACGGTCCGGTCAATGCCGGCAGCCAGGTGAAGGAGGGTGTGCAGTTCATCAGCGATGGCCACCATCGCTACGAGGTCTATCGACCCAAGGGCGAGTCGGCCTTGCGTCTGAAGAAAACCGCCGAACAGCCGAATGAGCTGATCCTGTACATCCGCGAGTCGGGAGAGCACCTGTTGCGTGCCGATGCTCCCGAGCCGCAGCCGGGCCCCAGTCGCGGCTTCTTCCACCGCCCCTGGGAGGCGGTACCTGCGCCATCAACGGCGCCGGTCGCCATGTCGCGACTGGAGTGGATGAGCCGTCGGCCGGCTGCTTCATCCTCCCACTGGAGAGCCTGGGGGCTGGCACTGGCAGACAGCGAAGTGGTGGAGCTGCCGCCAGGCAGGGGCCTGTATCGAAACCGGAGCAGCAATGCCCGCCTGTTGAAACTCGATGACCGCTACTTCGAACTGCTGGCCGATGGTTCCGATATCGAGTCCGAGATCGTTTTCCTCAGGCGTCCCGGCCCGCTGGCCGAGTTGGCCCTGAGCGATTTCGAACACTGGTGGTCCCACCTGGACCAGCAGCCACTGCCGGTGAGTTTCGATCCACGGAGCGGCGTCTGGACGCCCCGCGCGCCGTTGTTCGAGGTGCCCGGACCGCAGCTTCTCGAACCACTGACCGGGCACATGAGCGCAGGCAGCCGAACCCGCACGCTCAATCGACTGATCGAGCGCTCCGAGACCGGCAGCGCGGCGGTGACCGCCAGCCGTATGGTGGCCCTCAAGCGCACGCTGGAAACCTGGGGTTCACGGGGTGTCGACCTGCATGTGCTGTTGCGGGAACTGGATGGCCGGGCTGCCCAGCGTTACTTTCGCATCGGTTTGCCGGAGGGGAGCGCAGGCTTTTCCCGGCTGGATTTCGAGCCTGCCCACGTGATCAATCCACGTTTCTTCGATGTCGAGGGGCGGCACCGGGTCATGGACCTGTCACTGCACACCGAGCGGGCGGTGAGAGACATCCTTCTGCAGCATGGCTTCGTGGTCAACGAGATACCCAAGGGGCGCTCCTTCCTCTCGGTCAACCTGGAGTGCACCCATCCGGCGTCCGAGTACCGTTATCTGCTCCTGCTCAAATGGACGCGCAATGATGCGCTGGAGTTTTTCCGTTCCCGCGGCGCGCCGGTACAGTTGTCGGATGCCTGGTTGCGCCGATTGGTCGACACCCGCTCGATCAGCCACAGCGACCGGCTGCAACCGGCCAGGGCGGCGCTGGAGCAGGGGCGGCTGGTGAAGCTGGTCGCCGGCCTGCAGCGGGTGCCGGATTCGCAGCGGATCGTGGTGTTCTTTATCCGGGTACAGTGA
- a CDS encoding ShlB/FhaC/HecB family hemolysin secretion/activation protein, with translation MPYGYWQQCWSRTSSNFIDDTEIEVQRRRMPGWLAAINHRELVGTNTLDLRLVHRNPADQVLYGPVRAERLARRRS, from the coding sequence GTGCCCTACGGCTATTGGCAACAGTGCTGGAGCCGAACCTCAAGCAACTTCATCGACGACACCGAGATTGAGGTCCAGAGGCGACGAATGCCCGGCTGGCTGGCGGCGATCAACCATCGTGAACTCGTTGGGACCAATACCCTCGACCTCAGGCTTGTCCACCGCAACCCAGCAGACCAAGTACTGTATGGCCCAGTTCGGGCAGAGCGGCTTGCACGTCGACGGTCATAG
- a CDS encoding RebB family R body protein yields the protein MSTVNPQITDAVTQSNVQVVGSAPATAIASLCQVSSHAVSLALQNAVSQQQALNIIGNATVASAVQQILAVGGRT from the coding sequence ATGTCCACCGTCAATCCGCAAATCACCGACGCCGTTACCCAGTCGAACGTCCAGGTCGTCGGCAGCGCGCCGGCCACGGCGATCGCTTCGCTGTGCCAGGTCAGCAGTCACGCGGTCAGCCTGGCCCTGCAGAATGCGGTCAGCCAGCAGCAGGCGCTGAACATCATCGGCAATGCGACGGTGGCCTCCGCCGTGCAGCAGATTCTCGCGGTGGGGGGACGGACATGA
- a CDS encoding RebB family R body protein codes for MTEVNPQITDAVTQSSVKVVGEAPAMALGNVYQSMAHSTGILFENAVSAQQQQNSLAQAATTQGVMQIYSMDTTAAAGATEKVAQAGVADNLTSLLTVLKSFQSK; via the coding sequence ATGACCGAAGTGAACCCCCAGATCACCGATGCGGTGACCCAATCCAGCGTCAAGGTAGTGGGCGAAGCCCCGGCCATGGCCCTGGGCAATGTCTATCAGTCGATGGCGCATTCCACCGGCATCCTGTTCGAGAATGCGGTCAGTGCCCAGCAACAGCAGAACTCCCTGGCCCAGGCCGCCACCACCCAGGGCGTAATGCAGATCTACAGCATGGATACCACCGCTGCCGCAGGCGCTACCGAGAAGGTCGCGCAGGCCGGGGTCGCCGACAACCTCACCAGCCTGCTGACCGTGCTGAAATCCTTCCAGTCCAAGTGA
- the gabD gene encoding NADP-dependent succinate-semialdehyde dehydrogenase has protein sequence MQLKDTQLFRQQAFINGAWADADNGQTIKVNNPATGDILGTVPKMGAAETRRAIEAADKALPAWRALTAKERSNKLRRWFELMIENQDDLARLMTLEQGKPLAEAKGEIAYAASFLEWFAEEAKRVYGDVIPGHQPDKRLIVIKQPIGVTAAITPWNFPAAMITRKAGPALAAGCTMVLKPASQTPYSALALAELAQRAGIPQGVFNVVTGSAGEVGGELTGNPIVRKLSFTGSTEIGRQLMAECAQDIKKVSLELGGNAPFIVFDDADLDKAVEGAIISKYRNNGQTCVCANRLYVQEGVYDAFAEKLKAAVAKLKIGNGLEEGTTTGPLIDEKAVAKVKEHIADALGKGATVLTGGNAMEGNFFEPTVLINVPNNAAVAKEETFGPLAPLFRFKDEADVIAMSNDTEFGLASYFYARDLGRVFRVAEALEYGMVGVNTGLISNEVAPFGGIKASGLGREGSKYGIEDYLEIKYLCLGV, from the coding sequence ATGCAGCTCAAAGATACCCAGTTGTTCCGCCAGCAAGCCTTCATCAACGGGGCCTGGGCCGACGCGGACAATGGTCAGACGATCAAGGTCAACAACCCGGCCACGGGCGACATCCTGGGTACCGTGCCGAAAATGGGCGCCGCCGAAACCCGCCGTGCCATCGAAGCGGCCGACAAGGCCCTGCCGGCTTGGCGTGCACTGACCGCCAAGGAGCGTTCGAACAAACTGCGTCGCTGGTTCGAACTGATGATCGAGAACCAGGACGACCTGGCTCGCCTGATGACCCTCGAACAGGGCAAGCCACTGGCCGAAGCCAAGGGCGAAATCGCCTACGCCGCGTCGTTCCTCGAGTGGTTCGCCGAAGAAGCCAAGCGGGTCTATGGCGACGTGATTCCTGGCCACCAGCCAGACAAGCGCCTGATCGTGATCAAGCAGCCGATCGGCGTGACCGCCGCCATCACCCCGTGGAACTTCCCGGCCGCGATGATCACCCGTAAGGCCGGCCCGGCCCTGGCCGCCGGTTGCACCATGGTGCTCAAGCCCGCTTCGCAGACCCCGTACTCGGCCCTGGCCCTGGCCGAACTGGCCCAGCGCGCCGGCATCCCGCAAGGCGTGTTCAACGTGGTCACCGGCAGCGCCGGCGAAGTCGGCGGCGAGCTGACCGGCAACCCGATCGTGCGCAAGCTGTCCTTCACCGGCTCGACCGAAATCGGTCGCCAGCTGATGGCTGAATGTGCGCAGGACATCAAGAAGGTATCCCTGGAACTGGGCGGCAACGCGCCGTTCATCGTGTTCGACGACGCCGACCTGGACAAGGCGGTCGAGGGCGCGATCATCTCCAAGTACCGCAACAACGGCCAGACCTGCGTCTGCGCCAACCGCCTGTACGTGCAGGAAGGTGTCTACGATGCCTTCGCCGAGAAGCTGAAGGCGGCGGTCGCCAAGCTCAAGATCGGCAACGGCCTGGAAGAAGGCACCACCACCGGTCCGCTGATCGACGAGAAAGCCGTGGCCAAGGTCAAGGAACACATCGCCGACGCGCTGGGCAAGGGCGCCACCGTGCTGACCGGCGGCAATGCGATGGAAGGCAACTTCTTCGAGCCGACCGTACTGATCAACGTGCCGAACAACGCTGCCGTGGCCAAGGAAGAAACCTTTGGCCCGCTGGCACCGCTGTTCCGCTTCAAGGACGAAGCCGACGTCATCGCGATGTCCAACGACACCGAGTTCGGCCTGGCTTCCTACTTCTACGCTCGTGACCTGGGCCGTGTGTTCCGCGTGGCCGAGGCCCTGGAATACGGCATGGTCGGCGTCAATACCGGTCTGATCTCCAACGAAGTCGCGCCGTTTGGCGGTATCAAGGCCTCGGGCCTGGGCCGCGAAGGTTCCAAGTACGGCATCGAAGACTACCTGGAAATCAAATACCTCTGCCTGGGCGTCTAA
- the gabT gene encoding 4-aminobutyrate--2-oxoglutarate transaminase, protein MSKTNESLMQRRQAAVPRGVGQIHPIFADSAKNATVTDVEGREFIDFAGGIAVLNTGHVHPKVIAAVTEQLNKLTHTCFQVLAYEPYVELCEKVNARVPGDFAKKTLLVTTGSEAVENAVKIARAATGRAGVIAFTGGYHGRTMMTLGLTGKVVPYSAGMGLMPGGIFRALYPNELHGVSVDDSIASIERIFKNDAEPRDIAAIIIEPVQGEGGFYVAPKEFMKRLRALCDQHGILLIADEVQTGAGRTGTFFAMEQMGVAPDLTTFAKSIAGGFPLAGVCGKAEYMDAIAPGGLGGTYAGSPIACAAALAVMEVFEEEKLLDRSKAVGERLVTGLKKIQAKYPVIGDVRALGAMIAVELFDDGDTHKPNAAAVAQIVTKAREKGLILLSCGTYGNVLRVLVPLTSPDEQLDKGLAIIEECFAELA, encoded by the coding sequence ATGAGCAAGACCAACGAATCCCTGATGCAACGCCGCCAGGCTGCCGTTCCACGCGGTGTCGGCCAGATCCACCCGATTTTCGCCGACTCGGCGAAGAACGCCACGGTGACTGACGTCGAAGGCCGCGAGTTCATCGACTTCGCTGGCGGTATCGCCGTACTGAACACCGGTCACGTGCACCCGAAAGTCATCGCCGCGGTGACCGAGCAGCTGAACAAGCTGACCCACACCTGCTTCCAGGTCCTGGCCTACGAGCCGTACGTGGAACTGTGCGAGAAAGTGAACGCCCGCGTTCCAGGCGACTTCGCCAAGAAAACCCTGCTGGTCACCACCGGTTCCGAAGCCGTCGAGAACGCCGTGAAGATCGCCCGTGCCGCCACTGGCCGTGCCGGCGTGATCGCCTTCACCGGCGGCTACCACGGCCGTACCATGATGACCCTGGGCCTGACCGGCAAGGTCGTGCCTTACTCGGCCGGGATGGGCCTGATGCCAGGCGGCATCTTCCGCGCGCTGTACCCGAACGAACTGCACGGCGTGAGCGTCGACGACTCCATCGCCAGCATCGAGCGCATCTTCAAGAACGACGCCGAGCCACGTGACATCGCCGCGATCATCATCGAGCCGGTGCAGGGCGAAGGCGGTTTCTACGTCGCGCCAAAAGAGTTCATGAAGCGCCTGCGTGCCCTGTGCGACCAGCACGGCATCCTGCTGATCGCCGACGAAGTACAGACCGGTGCCGGCCGTACCGGTACCTTCTTCGCCATGGAGCAGATGGGCGTCGCGCCTGACCTGACCACCTTCGCCAAGTCCATCGCCGGCGGCTTCCCGCTGGCCGGTGTGTGCGGCAAGGCCGAGTACATGGACGCCATCGCGCCAGGCGGCCTGGGCGGTACCTACGCCGGTAGCCCGATCGCTTGCGCCGCGGCCCTGGCCGTGATGGAAGTGTTCGAGGAAGAAAAGCTGCTGGACCGCAGCAAGGCAGTCGGCGAGCGTCTGGTGACCGGCCTGAAGAAGATCCAGGCCAAGTACCCGGTGATCGGTGACGTGCGTGCCCTGGGCGCGATGATCGCGGTCGAGCTGTTCGACGACGGCGACACCCACAAGCCGAACGCCGCCGCCGTGGCGCAGATCGTCACCAAGGCCCGTGAAAAAGGCCTGATCCTGCTGTCCTGCGGCACCTACGGCAACGTCCTGCGCGTGCTGGTTCCGCTGACTTCGCCGGACGAGCAGCTGGACAAGGGCCTGGCGATCATCGAAGAGTGCTTCGCCGAACTGGCTTGA
- a CDS encoding HDOD domain-containing protein, with the protein MMAVDLPAVPRVLIAEADPWARDLLKQVLLTVRCDAQLALCAHGQEALRQLNEQPFDLVIADRELPGVDGLSLLYSMRQKKRYPLLPFILLSSRSDVASVREALPLQPTAYLTKPLNIEGLTQRLQDLLLDAGQSVSCEIPALAPGMDLRTYLERRREESEGAPLMADVQVAVKRSLNPNGLDLKLLEQEIGTDPQITAVLIAAANSAAQHHGSSVQTLAQALHRLGSAQSMNLILGLALKRCAKLSDAVLADYAERYWDLSLHTAEFGRTLARMFDLDQELCYCAGLLHRLGDLAVLRCMQEWRQAGGELDEELIGEALFEQGAGYGSALRTRWRLPLELRELIAAIYQLGGGVYSREALAMNLAAQLARLTPNEGVEDVVKTRAARLLKVGLPELARLRKN; encoded by the coding sequence ATGATGGCCGTGGATTTGCCTGCCGTACCCCGCGTGTTGATTGCCGAGGCGGATCCCTGGGCGCGGGATCTGTTGAAACAGGTGCTGTTGACGGTGCGCTGCGACGCGCAACTGGCCCTGTGTGCCCATGGTCAGGAAGCCTTGCGCCAGCTCAACGAGCAGCCTTTCGACCTGGTGATCGCCGACCGTGAATTGCCAGGTGTCGACGGCCTGAGCCTGCTGTACAGCATGCGCCAGAAAAAGCGCTACCCGCTGCTGCCGTTCATCCTGCTCAGCTCGCGCAGCGACGTGGCCAGTGTGCGCGAGGCGCTGCCGCTGCAACCGACTGCCTACCTGACCAAACCCCTGAATATCGAAGGCCTGACCCAGCGCCTGCAGGACCTGCTGCTCGATGCCGGGCAGAGTGTGTCCTGCGAGATTCCGGCGCTGGCGCCGGGCATGGACCTGCGGACCTACCTCGAGCGGCGCCGCGAGGAGTCCGAAGGCGCGCCGTTGATGGCCGACGTGCAGGTCGCGGTCAAACGCAGCCTCAACCCCAACGGTCTCGACCTGAAACTGCTGGAACAGGAAATCGGTACCGACCCGCAGATCACCGCCGTGCTGATCGCTGCCGCCAACAGTGCGGCGCAGCACCACGGCAGCTCGGTGCAGACCCTGGCCCAGGCCCTGCACCGGCTGGGCTCGGCGCAGAGCATGAACCTGATCCTCGGCCTGGCACTCAAGCGCTGTGCCAAGCTCAGCGATGCGGTACTGGCCGACTACGCCGAGCGGTACTGGGATCTGTCGCTGCACACTGCCGAGTTCGGCCGCACCTTGGCGCGGATGTTCGACCTGGACCAGGAGCTCTGCTACTGCGCCGGCCTGCTGCACCGCCTGGGTGACCTGGCGGTGCTGCGTTGCATGCAGGAGTGGCGCCAGGCCGGTGGCGAGCTGGACGAGGAACTGATCGGCGAGGCGCTCTTCGAACAGGGCGCCGGCTACGGCTCCGCCCTGCGTACCCGCTGGCGCCTGCCGCTGGAGCTGCGCGAGCTGATTGCGGCGATCTACCAGCTCGGTGGCGGGGTGTATTCCCGCGAGGCGCTGGCGATGAACCTGGCGGCGCAACTGGCGCGGCTGACGCCCAATGAGGGCGTCGAGGACGTGGTCAAGACGCGTGCTGCCCGGCTGCTCAAGGTCGGCCTGCCGGAGCTGGCGCGCCTGCGCAAGAACTGA